The Cellulophaga sp. L1A9 genome window below encodes:
- a CDS encoding SH3 domain-containing C40 family peptidase, translated as MKKISSIITFPFLLFTLFSCSSDDKNDAVLVDDIATIRSEYAPDKRVALFDVSAYRIKNNYTLYGESNLPEAVTALRERLTAEGIEFVDDIKILPEEDLKDKTFGLVTISVANLRSNPKHSAELGTQATLGTPVKIIKKDGSWSLIQTPDQYLSWVDDGGIVAMNAADYQHWKDAQKIIYTKISGNTYTMPDENSQVVSDIVAGGILELLVTDEDEESDFFMVKYPDGREAYVAKTEASWYREWLATAEPSQENLVATSKQLMGVPYLWGGTSTKGVDCSGFTKTIYFLNGMIIPRDASQQVHTGELIDTKENFKKLLPGDLLFFGKPATDDKTEIVVHVGMWIGNNEFIHSSGQVHISSMDKKADNYDEANHDRFLRAKRVAKSTVGALVNLKQTPVFND; from the coding sequence ATGAAAAAAATTAGTTCTATTATTACCTTTCCCTTCCTACTATTCACTTTATTTTCTTGCTCTAGTGATGATAAAAATGATGCTGTTTTAGTGGATGATATTGCAACTATACGATCAGAATACGCCCCAGATAAGCGGGTAGCTTTATTTGATGTTTCTGCCTATAGAATAAAAAATAACTATACGCTATATGGAGAAAGTAACCTTCCTGAAGCTGTAACGGCATTAAGAGAACGTTTAACAGCAGAGGGAATAGAATTTGTAGACGATATAAAAATATTACCTGAAGAAGATTTAAAAGATAAAACTTTTGGTCTGGTTACCATATCTGTAGCCAATTTAAGAAGCAATCCTAAACATTCGGCAGAACTAGGCACACAAGCAACATTAGGGACGCCTGTAAAAATAATTAAGAAAGACGGGTCGTGGTCCTTGATTCAAACGCCAGACCAGTATTTATCATGGGTAGATGATGGCGGAATTGTAGCTATGAATGCAGCCGATTATCAGCATTGGAAAGATGCACAAAAGATAATCTATACTAAGATTAGTGGAAATACGTATACCATGCCAGATGAAAACTCTCAAGTAGTTTCTGATATTGTTGCAGGGGGAATTCTAGAATTGCTTGTAACGGATGAAGATGAAGAAAGTGATTTTTTTATGGTAAAGTACCCAGATGGGCGAGAAGCTTACGTTGCTAAAACCGAGGCTAGCTGGTACAGAGAATGGTTGGCAACTGCAGAACCAAGTCAAGAAAACTTAGTGGCTACTTCTAAACAATTAATGGGCGTACCGTATTTGTGGGGTGGCACTTCTACCAAAGGAGTAGATTGTAGCGGTTTTACAAAAACCATTTACTTTTTAAACGGAATGATTATTCCTCGTGATGCATCGCAACAAGTACATACGGGGGAACTGATTGATACCAAAGAAAATTTTAAAAAACTCCTTCCTGGAGATTTATTGTTTTTTGGGAAACCAGCTACGGATGATAAAACCGAAATAGTGGTGCATGTAGGGATGTGGATAGGCAATAATGAGTTTATACATTCCTCAGGGCAGGTACATATAAGTAGTATGGATAAAAAGGCCGATAATTATGATGAAGCCAATCACGATAGGTTTTTACGAGCAAAACGTGTGGCAAAAAGTACGGTGGGCGCGCTTGTAAATTTGAAGCAGACGCCTGTTTTTAATGACTAG